From Pseudanabaena sp. PCC 6802, one genomic window encodes:
- a CDS encoding S8 family peptidase, with protein MTNSMASPETTGRYLILLPEGNIDSGIRAFTDSTGISAVARSADFAGRTFTAEQLESTGASVFDTLGVAVVALDPDQVQSLGAATVAGGMGLAIEPERVVYAIATSLNTSLTFDYLKGYRDAIDNLVDRAAPSESQLDTAAAFANGSATWGLQATKVVNSPYSGLGIKVAVLDTGLDLTHPDFAGRRITSQSFISGEAVQDQNGHGTHCIGTACGPRNPSALPRYGIAYNAEIFAGKVLSNRGSGSDGGILAGIDWAITNGCQVISMSLGAPTRPGDTYSRVYEQIGQRALRQGTLIVAAAGNESMDRSTGKRFSPPNPVGYPANAPSLMAVAALDSQLQIAAFSNGSINPNGGQVDIAGPGVDVYSTWPMSTRYRSISGTSMATPHVAGIAALYAEATKLSGYALWGYLLRDAQRLPLPSVDVGVGLVQAPL; from the coding sequence ATGACTAATTCAATGGCATCGCCAGAAACAACAGGGCGCTACCTGATTCTTTTACCAGAAGGAAATATCGACTCTGGCATCAGAGCTTTTACAGATTCCACGGGAATTAGCGCGGTTGCCAGATCTGCGGACTTCGCGGGTCGTACGTTTACTGCCGAACAGTTAGAGAGTACAGGCGCTTCCGTCTTTGATACCTTGGGAGTTGCAGTTGTCGCTTTAGATCCCGATCAAGTTCAGTCGCTTGGAGCCGCTACAGTTGCAGGAGGAATGGGATTAGCGATCGAACCAGAGCGCGTTGTTTATGCGATCGCAACTAGTTTAAATACAAGTCTTACATTTGATTATTTGAAAGGATATCGAGATGCGATCGACAATTTAGTCGATCGCGCAGCTCCATCAGAAAGTCAACTAGATACTGCTGCCGCATTTGCGAATGGCTCAGCTACCTGGGGTTTGCAAGCTACTAAAGTTGTAAATAGTCCTTACAGCGGTCTTGGTATTAAAGTGGCAGTATTAGATACTGGTCTAGATCTTACTCATCCCGATTTCGCTGGACGCAGGATTACCAGTCAGTCATTTATCAGTGGTGAAGCAGTTCAAGACCAAAATGGGCACGGAACCCATTGTATTGGAACCGCATGTGGACCACGAAATCCGTCTGCTTTACCGCGTTATGGGATTGCTTACAATGCCGAAATCTTTGCTGGCAAAGTTCTAAGCAACAGAGGATCTGGCTCTGATGGAGGTATTTTAGCGGGAATTGATTGGGCTATTACTAATGGGTGTCAAGTCATATCGATGTCGCTAGGTGCACCAACAAGACCTGGAGATACTTACTCCCGAGTTTACGAACAAATCGGACAGCGCGCGCTTCGTCAAGGAACTCTGATTGTCGCTGCGGCTGGGAATGAGAGTATGGATCGAAGCACTGGCAAGCGCTTCTCCCCCCCAAATCCGGTAGGCTATCCGGCCAACGCCCCCTCCCTAATGGCCGTAGCTGCTCTAGATTCCCAACTGCAAATAGCTGCTTTCTCTAATGGCTCAATTAATCCTAATGGCGGACAAGTGGATATTGCAGGTCCTGGAGTTGATGTCTACTCAACCTGGCCGATGTCAACTCGCTATCGATCCATTAGCGGTACGAGTATGGCTACTCCTCATGTTGCAGGGATTGCTGCTCTCTATGCTGAAGCAACAAAACTAAGCGGCTACGCTCTTTGGGGATATTTACTGCGCGATGCTCAGCGGCTACCACTGCCCTCCGTTGATGTTGGTGTTGGTTTAGTTCAAGCCCCCCTATAG
- a CDS encoding DUF1997 domain-containing protein codes for MVAEFYASESTSIAVPSRSIPIAHYLRQPQRVVNAVTEKSRVELIKHSTTDGHSIFRLKMQPLGFLQVTIQPTVDLDVWADPDGTVHMRSMRTQIRGTDWIDRRFALKLAGKIAPQVDRHSRTRLVGRVELKVNVELPPIFFMTPAVVLEATGNSLLRSVLLTMKRRLVQRLVADYLDWAKNGYDLAATKGSAIEII; via the coding sequence ATGGTTGCGGAGTTCTATGCTTCTGAGTCGACTTCTATTGCCGTGCCATCGCGCTCTATACCGATCGCGCATTATTTGCGCCAACCGCAACGAGTGGTAAATGCCGTAACTGAAAAGTCCAGGGTAGAGTTAATCAAGCATAGCACTACGGATGGTCATAGCATTTTCCGCCTCAAAATGCAGCCGCTTGGCTTTCTCCAGGTTACTATTCAGCCTACGGTTGACCTGGATGTTTGGGCAGATCCCGACGGTACCGTCCACATGCGTTCCATGCGCACGCAAATTCGCGGCACCGACTGGATCGATCGCAGGTTTGCCCTTAAGCTAGCAGGCAAGATCGCACCTCAAGTCGATCGCCACAGTCGCACCAGGTTAGTTGGCAGGGTCGAGTTAAAAGTTAATGTCGAGCTACCACCTATTTTCTTCATGACTCCCGCAGTAGTTTTGGAAGCTACGGGGAATAGCTTGCTCAGAAGCGTTTTACTCACCATGAAGAGGCGTTTAGTCCAACGTCTTGTTGCCGACTATTTAGACTGGGCGAAAAACGGTTACGACCTCGCAGCAACTAAAGGCTCGGCGATCGAAATCATCTAA
- a CDS encoding vanadium-dependent haloperoxidase has protein sequence MKPHLNITIANRLGTGYRGGIPVWGHSLHTSRTNRDACCYTANFKKGAYGQLAIGVVAGLMAIATEPLVNSALTGQSIDARTQAIAQSTAPATKNQDVILKWNKLALEMIQTEKTSPQMAARNLALLHTAMYDAVNAISKKYKVYQVNIEAPDGTSEEAAAIAAAHRVLTALYPKQVAKLDAAKAEALTALASSQPTANNNSVSIGLSINPADLFSGKSPIAEPKVSISRPQTDGIKLGESVADRILALRKDDGVDAKVEYKPREQVGFWQPIPPDLKPASMPQWKNVKPFSMSSSSQFRIANVPSLISPEYLQEYRITKDIGSKDSKVRTPDQTVIAKFWLDESGTVTPPGRWNQIAADLAVQRGNTLLQNARLFALLNIALADASIIDADQKYTFSRWRPITAIRAADKDDNARTIPDPNWTPLLKTPSSPSYVSGHSTFGGAAEIVLTSVFGRNTGFTTNADPSLNLAPRTFRNFKEAAEEAGMSRIYGGVHWMSDNRDGLMAGRNLGRYVIQNFLTPR, from the coding sequence ATGAAACCACATTTAAATATAACTATAGCCAACAGGCTGGGGACGGGATACAGGGGTGGAATCCCTGTATGGGGGCACAGCCTCCATACCTCCCGCACTAACAGAGATGCCTGCTGCTATACTGCGAATTTCAAAAAGGGAGCATACGGGCAATTAGCAATTGGTGTAGTTGCAGGGCTGATGGCAATTGCGACGGAGCCGTTGGTGAATTCAGCATTGACGGGACAATCGATTGATGCCCGCACTCAAGCCATTGCTCAATCCACCGCGCCTGCTACAAAAAACCAGGATGTCATTCTCAAATGGAACAAGCTAGCATTAGAGATGATTCAGACTGAGAAGACATCTCCTCAAATGGCGGCAAGGAATCTCGCCCTTTTGCATACTGCTATGTACGATGCCGTCAATGCTATCTCTAAAAAATATAAAGTTTATCAAGTCAATATCGAAGCTCCAGATGGTACATCCGAAGAGGCTGCCGCGATCGCTGCTGCCCACCGCGTACTGACTGCTCTATATCCGAAGCAGGTAGCCAAGCTCGATGCTGCCAAAGCCGAAGCTCTCACCGCACTTGCGAGCAGTCAACCCACTGCCAACAATAACTCAGTATCTATTGGGTTATCAATCAATCCTGCCGATCTATTTAGCGGCAAAAGTCCCATTGCCGAACCCAAAGTCTCAATTAGCCGACCTCAAACTGATGGCATCAAACTGGGCGAATCTGTTGCAGATCGGATCCTGGCACTGCGTAAAGATGATGGCGTAGATGCCAAAGTAGAATATAAACCCAGAGAGCAAGTTGGCTTCTGGCAACCAATTCCACCGGATCTCAAACCAGCTTCCATGCCGCAATGGAAAAATGTTAAACCATTTAGCATGAGCAGTAGCTCTCAATTTCGCATTGCTAACGTTCCAAGTTTGATTAGCCCTGAGTACCTTCAGGAATATCGGATTACTAAAGACATTGGTAGCAAAGACAGTAAAGTGCGTACGCCAGATCAAACTGTAATTGCCAAGTTCTGGCTTGATGAATCTGGAACAGTCACGCCTCCAGGACGATGGAATCAAATTGCAGCCGATCTCGCTGTCCAACGAGGTAACACGCTCCTGCAAAACGCTCGTTTGTTTGCATTGTTAAATATTGCGCTAGCCGATGCCAGTATTATTGATGCCGATCAGAAATACACGTTTAGCCGCTGGCGACCGATTACTGCTATCCGTGCTGCTGACAAGGACGACAACGCCAGAACAATTCCAGATCCAAACTGGACACCGTTACTCAAAACACCATCTTCGCCCTCGTATGTATCGGGACACAGTACGTTCGGCGGTGCAGCAGAGATAGTACTAACCAGCGTCTTTGGTCGCAATACAGGGTTTACTACCAATGCTGACCCATCCTTAAATCTTGCGCCGCGCACTTTCCGTAACTTTAAAGAGGCTGCAGAAGAAGCTGGCATGAGTCGCATCTATGGTGGCGTGCACTGGATGTCTGACAATCGCGATGGTCTGATGGCAGGCAGAAATCTTGGCAGGTATGTGATTCAGAACTTCCTGACACCCCGCTAG
- a CDS encoding ATP-dependent 6-phosphofructokinase, translating into MGKPKRIGILTSGGDCGGLNAVTRAVVRRAQAYDIEVMGIQDSTLGLLSRPVRAELLDLKRVSGILRYGGTILGTTNKGNPFAFPMPDGSVIDRSQEIIDGYHELGLDALIGVGGDGSLAILRKLAQQGNWNLVAVPKTIDNDLGATESSVGFITAVNVATEALDRLNYTAASHSRVMILEVMGRDAGHIAISAGIAGGAHVILIPEIPYSIARVCQTLDERQRTGRNFSLIVVAEAVKTETGEPVKFTNSLGQTLYGGIGQYLADRISTCMGAETRVTSLGHLQRGGTPSAFDRLIASAFGVSVVDLIVQGKFDRMVAWQNREVIDVPIADAIAQYRAVELDDTLVKTAVGLGIYVGDLETDNNGKTNYNQNLAIPSIACA; encoded by the coding sequence ATGGGTAAGCCAAAACGGATCGGCATTTTGACTAGTGGTGGTGATTGCGGTGGGCTTAATGCAGTGACTAGAGCCGTAGTACGCCGCGCCCAAGCCTATGACATCGAAGTTATGGGCATCCAGGATTCAACCCTCGGACTGCTCAGCCGCCCGGTAAGGGCAGAATTGCTCGACCTCAAACGTGTTTCAGGCATTCTGCGCTATGGTGGCACTATCCTCGGTACGACAAATAAAGGTAATCCATTTGCTTTTCCCATGCCCGATGGTAGCGTAATCGATCGCTCTCAAGAGATTATCGACGGCTATCACGAATTAGGGCTGGATGCGCTGATTGGCGTAGGCGGTGATGGTAGTCTGGCAATCCTGCGCAAACTGGCTCAGCAGGGTAACTGGAATCTAGTTGCCGTTCCCAAGACTATTGATAACGACCTGGGAGCAACGGAAAGTTCGGTCGGCTTTATTACCGCTGTCAACGTGGCAACCGAGGCACTGGATCGGCTGAATTACACCGCTGCCAGCCACAGCCGCGTCATGATCCTGGAAGTAATGGGTAGAGATGCGGGGCATATTGCCATCAGCGCTGGAATTGCAGGCGGCGCGCACGTAATCTTAATTCCCGAAATTCCCTATAGCATTGCTCGCGTTTGCCAGACCCTTGACGAGCGCCAGCGCACGGGGCGCAATTTTAGCCTCATTGTTGTGGCAGAAGCAGTTAAAACCGAGACGGGCGAACCAGTTAAATTTACCAATAGTTTGGGACAGACGCTCTATGGAGGTATCGGGCAATATTTAGCCGATCGCATCAGTACGTGTATGGGTGCTGAGACCAGAGTGACTAGCCTGGGACACCTGCAACGGGGCGGTACGCCCTCCGCCTTCGATCGCCTGATTGCCTCCGCCTTTGGGGTTAGTGTGGTTGACCTGATCGTCCAGGGGAAGTTCGATCGCATGGTGGCCTGGCAAAACCGCGAAGTGATAGATGTCCCGATCGCCGATGCGATCGCCCAGTATCGCGCTGTCGAACTAGATGACACGCTGGTAAAAACTGCAGTTGGCTTGGGTATTTATGTTGGCGATCTTGAAACCGATAATAATGGCAAAACGAACTACAACCAAAACCTAGCTATCCCTTCCATTGCCTGTGCCTAA
- a CDS encoding HEAT repeat domain-containing protein — MSGLEILLLLVGAVVGAGLMFWWQEDRIKQLKIDHKRALRKVIETTERQNFASRSSSSSNTVDRLTPPPIADKGLSPTIMQAATESAIAPTEQFVPASRSPEVSSEPVIEPVIEPTMDETIVNETTIDEAIFNEAIVDEAIIEPLTEPTSDEAIVNETIDEPLTEPVVEPIGKPEIASASTESIGLSEVPPAPAQITEPSLPLPTQIQAEPPLVTQIFDEPPIAPDWVAASTQQQLATVPNQPFRQPLKDKIAAWGQVASPTYIPQLLPYVNHPSPNVRADVAKALGQIAAIHNLHAYEPQVIPVLEQLSRDRHLEIRYQAIVALGHLKSDRAIPILTAALHDPSSKLVKAASSALARLKYYALPSAPQTIKPPKRVIYKKPIRFV, encoded by the coding sequence ATGAGCGGGTTAGAAATCTTACTGCTGTTGGTAGGTGCTGTCGTTGGTGCAGGTCTAATGTTCTGGTGGCAAGAAGACCGCATCAAGCAACTCAAAATCGACCATAAAAGAGCTTTGCGCAAAGTAATCGAAACTACTGAGAGGCAGAACTTTGCTTCCCGTAGCTCAAGTAGCTCAAATACTGTCGATCGACTGACTCCCCCTCCCATTGCAGATAAGGGGTTATCCCCAACCATTATGCAAGCGGCAACCGAGTCAGCGATCGCACCGACCGAGCAGTTTGTGCCTGCATCGCGATCGCCAGAAGTTTCGAGCGAGCCAGTAATTGAGCCAGTAATCGAGCCAACGATGGACGAGACGATCGTCAACGAGACAACAATCGACGAAGCGATCTTTAACGAAGCGATCGTCGACGAGGCAATTATCGAGCCACTTACTGAGCCAACGAGCGACGAAGCGATCGTCAACGAGACAATTGACGAGCCACTTACTGAGCCTGTAGTCGAGCCGATTGGCAAGCCAGAAATTGCCAGCGCGTCAACGGAATCGATCGGTTTATCTGAGGTGCCTCCCGCTCCTGCCCAAATTACCGAACCCTCATTGCCACTACCCACACAAATCCAAGCGGAACCGCCGCTGGTCACGCAAATCTTTGACGAGCCACCGATCGCACCCGATTGGGTTGCCGCTTCTACCCAGCAACAACTTGCTACAGTGCCAAATCAACCTTTTAGACAACCTTTAAAAGACAAAATTGCTGCATGGGGGCAGGTTGCCAGCCCTACTTACATTCCCCAGCTATTGCCATATGTCAATCATCCCAGCCCTAACGTGCGCGCGGATGTGGCAAAAGCATTGGGGCAAATTGCTGCCATCCACAATCTGCATGCCTACGAGCCACAGGTTATACCAGTTTTAGAGCAGCTTAGCCGCGATCGCCACCTGGAGATCCGCTACCAAGCGATCGTTGCCCTCGGGCACCTTAAGTCCGATCGAGCCATACCAATACTGACAGCAGCTCTGCACGATCCGTCCAGCAAGTTGGTCAAAGCTGCCAGTAGCGCTCTAGCTCGGCTCAAATACTATGCTCTACCCTCGGCTCCTCAAACAATTAAACCGCCCAAAAGAGTTATATACAAGAAGCCCATTCGTTTCGTTTAG
- a CDS encoding S9 family peptidase — protein MGIDAKKVAPYGAWKSPITSELIVSTSIGLGQVALVGTEIYWSESRPSEGGRNAIVRYAHGQTADVLPLPYNARSRVHEYGGGSFLVVDGKVYFANFADQRIYCQWLQVNPNNEPTALTSAGAFRYADGVFDRVRNRLIYVREEQQDPNCEPINTLVSINVLNGEDVKVLARGADFYAAPQLNADGTKLAWLSWNHPNMPWDGTELWVADLAETELHNCQLVAGGMEESIFQPQWSPHGVLHFVSDRSGWWNLYRWHGDRIEPLCKMEAEFGMPQWVFGMSTYAFLSSDRIICAYNRNGEWQLATLDTSGSGQSVLTPIPTPYTDISSLQAHGDRAVFIAGSPTEPTAIVQLDLNSDRIEVLRSSTELQVDKAYLSIPQTIEFPTENGQTAYAFFYPPTNGDFVAPNHEKPPLLVKSHGGPTAAASSSFSLRTQYWTSRGFAILDVNYGGSTGYGRAYRQRLHNNWGIVDVDDCANGAKYLADRGLVDGNRLAISGGSAGGYTTLCALTFKDIFKAGASYYGVSDLEALASDTHKFEARYLDGLIGAYPERKDLYVARSPIHFTEQLSCPVIFFQGLEDRVVPPNQAEMMVDALRTKGLPVAYVAFAGEQHGFRKAENIKRALDGEFYFYSRIFGFEPADILEPVEIDRLD, from the coding sequence ATGGGAATAGATGCAAAGAAAGTAGCACCCTATGGTGCGTGGAAATCGCCAATTACGTCGGAGTTAATTGTCTCCACCAGTATCGGTCTCGGACAGGTGGCTCTCGTCGGCACAGAAATTTACTGGAGTGAAAGTCGTCCATCTGAAGGTGGCAGGAACGCGATCGTCCGCTACGCGCACGGACAAACCGCAGACGTGCTGCCTCTGCCCTATAATGCCCGTAGTCGCGTCCATGAATACGGTGGTGGTTCGTTCCTGGTTGTAGATGGCAAAGTTTACTTTGCTAATTTTGCCGACCAGCGCATCTATTGCCAGTGGTTGCAAGTAAATCCCAATAACGAACCCACTGCCTTAACGAGTGCAGGCGCATTTCGCTATGCTGATGGGGTATTCGATCGCGTTCGCAATCGCTTGATTTACGTGCGCGAAGAACAGCAAGACCCCAACTGCGAACCGATTAATACTCTAGTTAGTATTAATGTTCTCAATGGTGAAGATGTGAAAGTTTTGGCGAGGGGTGCGGATTTCTATGCTGCGCCGCAACTCAATGCCGATGGCACCAAACTGGCCTGGTTGAGTTGGAATCATCCCAATATGCCTTGGGATGGTACGGAATTATGGGTTGCCGATCTAGCAGAGACAGAACTACACAACTGTCAGCTAGTGGCAGGTGGAATGGAGGAATCGATCTTTCAACCACAATGGTCGCCGCATGGCGTGTTGCATTTTGTCAGCGATCGCAGTGGTTGGTGGAATCTCTATCGCTGGCACGGCGATCGCATCGAGCCGCTATGCAAGATGGAGGCAGAATTTGGGATGCCGCAGTGGGTATTTGGCATGTCCACCTATGCTTTCCTGTCGAGCGATCGGATTATCTGTGCCTACAATCGCAATGGCGAATGGCAACTGGCTACCTTAGATACGTCAGGATCTGGACAATCGGTATTAACTCCAATCCCCACACCCTACACGGATATCTCATCGCTGCAAGCTCATGGCGATCGCGCTGTCTTTATTGCTGGCTCGCCCACGGAACCGACAGCGATCGTGCAACTGGATCTAAACAGCGATCGTATAGAAGTATTGCGCTCCTCAACGGAATTACAAGTAGATAAAGCATATTTATCCATCCCGCAAACTATTGAATTTCCCACTGAAAACGGTCAGACTGCCTATGCCTTTTTCTATCCGCCCACCAACGGCGACTTCGTCGCGCCTAACCATGAGAAACCACCTTTACTGGTAAAAAGTCATGGCGGCCCCACGGCAGCCGCATCGAGTTCGTTCAGCCTCCGTACCCAATATTGGACAAGTAGAGGCTTTGCGATTTTGGATGTGAACTACGGCGGTAGTACTGGTTATGGCCGCGCCTATCGACAACGACTGCATAATAACTGGGGCATAGTTGACGTTGACGATTGCGCGAATGGGGCGAAATATCTAGCGGACAGGGGACTGGTAGATGGGAACCGTTTAGCCATCTCAGGTGGCAGTGCCGGAGGCTATACCACGCTCTGTGCCCTCACGTTTAAGGATATCTTTAAAGCAGGAGCTAGCTACTATGGAGTCAGCGATCTAGAGGCTTTAGCTAGCGACACTCACAAATTTGAGGCGCGTTATTTGGACGGTCTAATTGGCGCATATCCAGAGAGAAAGGATTTATATGTGGCGCGATCGCCCATCCACTTCACCGAGCAACTATCCTGTCCGGTAATCTTCTTTCAGGGACTGGAGGATAGAGTAGTGCCGCCCAATCAAGCTGAGATGATGGTCGATGCCTTGAGAACGAAGGGATTGCCCGTAGCATACGTGGCATTTGCAGGAGAGCAACATGGTTTTCGCAAAGCCGAAAATATCAAACGCGCTCTTGACGGTGAATTTTATTTCTACTCTCGTATTTTCGGCTTTGAACCTGCTGATATTCTGGAACCTGTAGAGATCGATCGTCTTGACTAG
- a CDS encoding SDR family oxidoreductase has protein sequence MKAFVAGATGGTGRHIVAELIKRGIPVRAMVRDLKTAQAILPPEAELVVGNVLQKAAIEEAIADCNVILCATGARPSLDPFGPLQVDYLGTKNLIDVAKAKQIEHFVIVTSLCTSLFFHPLNLFWLVLFWKKQAEKYLKASGLTYTIVRPGGLKNEDSGGAVVMSAADTLFEGSIPRIKVAQICVDALTQPDARNKVVEIVAKSGLEEQTSDRLFASVA, from the coding sequence ATGAAAGCATTTGTCGCAGGTGCAACGGGCGGTACAGGTCGTCACATCGTCGCCGAACTTATAAAGCGCGGTATCCCTGTCAGAGCAATGGTGCGCGATCTTAAGACGGCACAGGCAATTCTGCCTCCAGAAGCCGAATTGGTAGTAGGCAATGTATTGCAAAAAGCAGCGATTGAGGAGGCGATCGCTGACTGTAATGTCATCCTTTGTGCCACTGGTGCCAGACCGAGCCTCGATCCTTTTGGCCCCTTGCAGGTGGATTATTTGGGAACGAAGAACCTGATCGACGTTGCCAAAGCCAAGCAGATCGAGCATTTTGTTATAGTTACCTCGCTTTGTACTTCCTTGTTCTTCCATCCGCTTAATTTATTCTGGCTGGTGTTGTTTTGGAAGAAACAGGCGGAAAAATATCTCAAAGCCAGCGGTTTGACCTACACGATCGTCCGCCCTGGTGGTTTAAAGAATGAAGATTCAGGCGGAGCAGTAGTAATGTCAGCGGCTGATACGCTGTTTGAAGGTAGTATTCCACGCATTAAGGTGGCTCAGATCTGCGTTGATGCCCTAACCCAACCGGATGCGCGCAATAAGGTGGTAGAAATTGTTGCCAAGTCTGGTTTGGAAGAGCAGACTAGCGATCGCCTATTTGCCAGCGTAGCCTAG
- the tsaE gene encoding tRNA (adenosine(37)-N6)-threonylcarbamoyltransferase complex ATPase subunit type 1 TsaE, producing the protein MQVELYAVNAEATQTIAEVLAQLLEPGAILLLKGNLGSGKTTFVQGLGRGLNIKAGITSPTFTLIDEYHCGRLPLYHIDLYRLESSQVGSLHLQEYWRGADFPLGVVAIEWAERLPTSLQDYLQIEPIPLSIDTDERKIKFSARGEAHTKLLEKLADAATSRGWQPRSQPG; encoded by the coding sequence ATGCAGGTGGAATTATATGCTGTCAATGCCGAGGCTACTCAAACAATTGCCGAGGTACTGGCTCAGTTGCTAGAACCGGGCGCGATCTTGTTGCTCAAGGGTAACTTAGGCAGTGGCAAAACTACGTTTGTGCAGGGGTTAGGTCGAGGGTTAAATATTAAAGCTGGGATTACTAGCCCCACATTTACCCTGATTGATGAATACCACTGCGGGCGGCTACCCCTCTACCACATCGATCTCTATCGGCTGGAAAGCTCGCAGGTAGGTTCGTTGCACTTGCAGGAGTATTGGCGTGGCGCAGATTTTCCGTTGGGGGTAGTAGCGATCGAGTGGGCGGAAAGGTTGCCTACATCACTGCAAGATTACCTGCAAATCGAGCCTATCCCCCTATCTATTGATACGGACGAGCGTAAAATTAAATTTTCAGCTCGGGGCGAGGCGCATACTAAATTGCTTGAGAAATTGGCTGATGCTGCCACCAGTCGAGGATGGCAGCCCCGATCGCAACCCGGATAG
- a CDS encoding sulfurtransferase — protein sequence MVYSPDRPVVSVQWLHEHLDDPQVAIADCRFALMQPELGRQQYENGHIPGAYYLDLNLDLSGPVSKHGGRHPLPDPDLLATKLSAMGINSSPSDGSEPTLVIAYDDSRFAFASRLWWLLSYLGHERVAVLDGGFKAWIDADYAIATELPEPRSGTFVPRPNPERIVDINYVKARKDLPSVVLIDSREAERYRGEREPIDPIAGHIPGAVNYPWQDASDPQGYLQKDRQARWISLELDKSDKSDEVVVYCGSGVTACVNLLSLHIAGINAKLYPGSWSDWCSYLVGD from the coding sequence ATGGTCTATAGCCCCGATCGACCTGTGGTTTCCGTGCAGTGGTTGCACGAGCATCTTGACGATCCGCAGGTTGCGATCGCGGACTGTCGATTCGCACTGATGCAACCCGAACTAGGTCGCCAGCAATATGAGAACGGTCATATTCCTGGTGCTTACTACCTCGATTTAAATCTCGATCTGTCGGGGCCAGTTAGCAAGCATGGCGGTCGCCATCCCCTGCCCGATCCCGATCTATTAGCAACTAAATTATCGGCGATGGGGATTAACTCATCGCCCTCAGATGGCTCTGAGCCAACTCTGGTAATTGCCTACGATGACTCCCGTTTTGCCTTTGCCTCCAGATTATGGTGGCTGCTCTCATATCTCGGTCACGAGCGCGTTGCGGTTTTGGATGGTGGATTTAAAGCATGGATCGATGCTGATTACGCGATCGCCACAGAACTGCCAGAACCAAGATCGGGAACGTTCGTGCCGCGCCCTAACCCCGAGCGCATCGTCGATATTAACTATGTCAAAGCGAGGAAAGATTTACCCAGCGTAGTATTAATTGACTCCCGCGAGGCAGAACGCTATCGGGGCGAACGAGAACCAATAGACCCGATCGCAGGGCATATTCCTGGAGCCGTTAACTATCCCTGGCAAGACGCATCCGATCCTCAAGGATATCTCCAGAAAGATCGACAAGCTCGCTGGATATCGTTAGAATTAGATAAATCAGATAAATCGGATGAGGTAGTTGTTTACTGCGGTTCGGGTGTTACTGCCTGCGTCAATCTGCTGTCTTTACACATTGCAGGCATTAATGCCAAGCTCTATCCAGGCAGTTGGAGCGATTGGTGTTCTTACCTAGTGGGAGACTAG